In the genome of Maribacter forsetii DSM 18668, the window AAATGCACCTAAAAATAGTATTGTCCATTCTTTTAATAGAAACTTTGCTAAACGTGCAGATGGTAATCCAAATACTCACGCCTTTGTTGCTTCGCCGGAAATTACGGCGGCAATAGCTATTTCAGGACGATTAGACTTCAATCCGATGACGGATAAGCTAATTAACCAAAAAGGAGAGGAAGTTATGTTTGATGAACCTACAGGTTGGGAATTGCCGCCTAAAGGTTTTGCAGTAGAGGATGCAGGCTACCTTGCTCCCAATGAAGATGGGTCAGGCGTAGAGGTAAAAGTAGCTTCTGATTCTGAAAGATTACAATTATTAGAGCCCTTTACTCCAATTAAGGACGAAAGTTTAATGGGGGCAAAGTTATTGATCAAAGCATTTGGTAAGTGTACAACGGATCATATATCTATGGCAGGACCATGGTTGCGTTTTCGTGGGCATTTAGATAACATCTCTAATAACTGTCTAATTGGTGCTGTAAATGCATTTGGCAAAAAGACGAATATGGTCAAGAACCAATTGAACGGAGAGTTTGGCGGAGTGCCAGATACTGCACGCGCATATAAGGCAGCAGGAATAAGAAGTATTGTTGTTGGTGATCACAATTATGGTGAAGGTTCTTCACGTGAGCATGCTGCAATGGAGCCACGTCATTTAGGTGTTGCTGCAGTAATAGTTAAATCGTTTGCTCGTATTCATGAAACAAATCTTAAAAAGCAAGGTATGCTTGGGTTAACGTTCGCTAATGAAAGCGATTATGACCTTATTCAAGAAGACGATACTTTTAATTTTATAGACATAGCAGAATTTGCACCGGATAAGCAGTTGACCGTTGAGGTTGTTCATGCCGATGGTAGTAAAGATGTTATCAAAGTAAACCATACTTACAATGCAGCTCAAATAGGGTGGTATAGAGAAGGTTCTGCTTTAAACGTTATTAAGAGGGAAAATGCCTCATAATTCAACAACTCAAAATTTGTAAGGAAAACTCCTGATATTAATCAGGAGTTTTTTAGTTTTGATGCCTATCTAACTTTTATGAAGAGACAAACGGTTTTTACCTTATTGATCATTGCTTTCGTACTTTCTTTTTTTGTTACCCCTTTAGGTGATTATAGCAAGATTATTCTCAACAGGGTTTTTGCCACATCCCCAACTATTATACAACCAGAAAACCGAGGTAAGATAACTGACTACGACTGGAAGTTGAAAGATGCAAATTGGAAGTTTTTTAATTTTGACGAAGCCAAAGGGCAGGTTGCCTTTATTACTTTTTGGACATCGTGGCATATGCCTTCTCAAGCGCAATTGAAAGACATACAATATCTTTATGATACTTATGGTGACAAGATGAAGTTCTATGTAATTACCAATGAAGAGAGGGCTCCAGTAGAGCTTTTTATGGAAGAACAGGGTTATACTTTTCCTGTAACTTATCAAATTATTGGAGAACCAAGCCCTATATCATTACTAAAACCACCAGGGTCTTATGTAATTGATAAAAATGGTGCCATTGTAATTCACCAAAATGCCATTGCTGATTGGGATAATGAAAAAGTTGATGAGCTTCTAAATCAACTTATCGCAGAATAAATATTGGTGCTATCTACTTAAAACTTATTTTTTAAAATATTTAAAGGGTACAAAAAGCATCCCAAAACATTCTCCGTCTCCTTTGCCAATATGCTTATGATGCATTTTATGCGCTCTTCTAACCCCTCTGCTATACCAATTATTAGCGTTTCTAAATAGTTTAAAACGTTGGTGAATGAAAATGTCATGCACTAGAAAATAGGCTATCCCGTAAGCTAGTATCCCGAATCCTAATGGGTAGCCATACCAAAAACCGGTAGTGCCTGCATAAAACAAAGACATACTAACGATAGCGTAGAAAATAAAAAAGGCATCATTCCTTTCAAACCAAGAATCGTGGACTTTTTTGTGATGATCTTTATGAAGACTCCATAAAAAACCATGCATTACATACTTATGCGTGAACCACGCCATAAATTCCATGAACAAGAATGTCCCTAGAAAAATCAATATCCAAATAACTATATTCATTATACTAAGTTCATTTTATATTTAACATAAGAACGCGCTAGTAGTCCAAATTTTTGATAATTAGGTACTCGTATCCGGGCGTTTTTAATTTCCAAAGAGGGTGTGCCCTGCAATTTTTTAAGCAGTTTATAGTAATACTTGTAAGCGGTATAGACTCCAAATTTAGCTTCAGCAGGTAAATCTACGATACCTTGGTAGCCTAATTTAAAATCTGCTTTAATCTCCTCAACGATTCTTTTTTTAGAGGCTTCGTCCAATTCCTTTAAATTGGTATTTGGGAAATAAGATCTATTCAATTCTTCAAAATCGGCTTTTACATCGCGTAAAAAATTTACCTTTTGAAATGCTGAACCCAATGCCATAGCAGATTCTTTCAACTTGTTAAATTCTTCAACATCACCCTTTACAAAAACTTGCAGGCACATTAAACCAACTACATCAGCAGAACCATAAATGTATTCTTTGTATTCAGCATCGGTACGGTAGATGTTCTTAACTAGATCCATACGCATGCTTTTCATAAACGAATCAACCAAATGTTTAGGAATACTATACGTGTGGAAGGTATGTTGAAATGAATTTAAAATTGGATTAAGACTGATTTTATCTCGTAATGATGCTTCAAGCTCTTGTTCAAATTTATCAAAAAGTATTTTCTTATCGTAGTCATGAAAAGTATCTACAATCTCGTCGGCAAAGCGCACAAAACCGTAAATATTATAAATGTGAAAACGAATAGATGGGTGAAGCATCTTTGTTGCCAAAGCAAAAGAAGTACTGTATCGTTTGGTAACGACTTTACTGCACTGGTACGAAACTTGATCAAAAGTATCTTTCATATATCACTAGTTGTCCTTAATAATTAATTCTGACACTAATTTTCCAGATATTAAAGCTGGTGGTACTCCGGGGCCAGGTACTGTCAGTTGTCCTGTAAAGTAAAGGTCTGTGACCTTTTTACTTCTTAAATTTGGTCTCAAAAAAGCGGTCTGTGTTAAGGTGTTTGCCATACCATAGGCATTTCCTTTGTATGAATTATAGCGTTCTACAAAATCATTTACACAGAATGTTTCTTTGAATATAATATTATTTCTAATGTCTTGACCGGTTCTTTTTTGAAAACGATCCATAATAATGTCAAAATATTGATTTCTTAGTTCCTCGGTGTCTTCTAGCGCTGTTGCAATTGGCACCAGGAAAAAACCTGTTTCACAACCTTCTGGAGCCATGCTCGCATCTGTTATAGAAGGAAAATTGGCATAGAATAACGGATTTGTAGGCCATTTTGGATTGTCGTAAATTTCCTTAGCATGTAATTCAAAATCCGTATCAAAAAATAAATTATGATGTTCTACATTATTTAATTTTTTGTCAAATCCAATATAAAATAAAAGAGACGAGGGTGCAAAAACCTTTTTCTCCCAATAATTCTGACTGTATTGCTGGTATTTTTCATCCAACAAACTTTCTGAATGCTGATAATCTGCACCGCTTAGAACTTTGTCTGCCTTGTAGGTTTTATCATTACATATTACACCGGAAGCTTTGCCGTTATCAACTATAATTTTACTTATAGGTGAATTTGTATGTATAGTTACACCCAATTCTATTGCTAAGCTTTCCATTGCCTTGATTACCTCATACATACCACCTTTTGGGTGCCATGTACCTAAACCAAAATCTGCAAAATTCATGAAATTATAGAATGACGGTGTATTACTAGGCTTAGCGCCAAGAAACAATACAGGAAATTCTAACGTTGATACCAATTTTGGGTTTTTAAAAGACTTACGTACTTGTGAGCTAATAGTTTTAAAAAATTGGTCGACTTTTAAAATCGTTTCTTTAGTTACCAATTCTAAAGGTGATAGTCCTGGTCTTAGAACCACCTTATTGATAGCAATGTCATAATTTTCTTGCGCTTTATCAATAAACTTCTTTAACGCTTTTGAGCTACCTGGCTCTATGCGTTCAAATTCCTCGCAAATTTTATCCATGCTATCACCAATGGTAATAACATCATCTGAAAAGAAAATTTTATAGGCCGGACTCAACTTGTCCAATTGATAGTAATCTGATGTTTGTTTATTGAAATTAGCAAAAAACTTGTCAAAAATATCGGGCATCCAATACCAGCTAGGACCCATATCAAAAGTAAATCCGTCTTTTATAAATTGTGATGCACGACCACCAACGGTATCATTTTTTTCAAATATGGTTACGTCCCACCCAGCTTTTGCCAAGTAACATGATGCTGATAATGATGAAAAACCAGAACCGATTACAATACAACTTTTATTCATTTATTCCTGTAAGATTATAGGTTGTTAACTAAGCTGTCAATAGAAGTAAAAGTTCTACAGAAGTTGGGTTTTGTATCTTCTTCAATGAAATTTGTCTGTCTACCTAAAATCCAAAAGTTTGGATTGTTATACTTGGAAACTAATTCAGAGAAGTCCTCTAGATACTTGTTAACCTTATCTTTTTCTGGAAAAACTGTAAAATAGGATACAAAATAGATGTCATCAAAATACTTTAGCACATCTTCTAGATTCTCCATAGGTATTGTGGGACCTAAATAAATGCACTTATATCCTTTTAAAATGATTTCGTAATTAATATATAATAAGCCTATATCGTGAATTTCGTTCTCAGGTAAAAAAGCCACAAATACTTTATCCTTTTTTGTGGGTTCTAAATGTTGAAGCTTTTCGGTATTTAATAAAATCTTTTGTTTAATTAAACTACTCATAAAATGCTCATGAGCCGGACTAATAGTATCCGTCTGCCATAGCAATCCAAGTTCATTTAATAAAGGAACAAAAGTCTCTTTAAAAATTTCTCTAAATGAATTTTCACTTAATAAGGCATTGTAAGTATTAAAGAACATAGTCTGATCAAAATTGACCATTGCTAATTTAAAAGCATTAATTGCCTGACTTTTATGACTGTGTTTTGCTACTATTTCGCGTACTACGTACGGAATATCTTTATCAGAAATCTTAGCAATCTTAGAAATTTTATGTCCGTTGTTGTAGAGTAGTGTAACATTAAGTAGCTTTTGAAGGCTAGAGAGGCTATACGTTCTAATGTTAGTATCGGTACGTTCAGGAGATAAAAGATTGTATCTTTTTTCCCAAATTCGGATGGTGTGTGCTTTAATTCCAGAGAGGTTTTCAAGGTCTCTAATACTAAATTGCTTTTTTACATTGTTCATACTTTCTTAAAAAGGATTAAACAAATCTACAATTTATTAAAATGCCATGGGGTACTTAGTAGTTAAAATTATCAAAATAAAAAAGGTTAGACCTAAATCTAACCTTTTTGTGCCCACGACTGGAGTCGAACCAGCACGTCCTTACGAACACTACCCCCTCAAGGTAGCATGTCTACCAATTCCACCACGTGGGCATACCTGTAGTAAATTGAATGGCAAATATAGAAACCTATATTTCAATTTAAAATTAATACCGTTATAAATAATGAAGTTATCTTAAGATGAAATAGACTGTTGGTATTGCGTAGGTGTAATTCCTTTTATTTTTTTAAACTTCTTATTGAAATTAGAAATGGAGTTGAAACCAGAAAGTTCTGCTACCATATTAACATTCAGCTCTTTATTGGAAATTAATAATTGGCAGGCATGTGCAACACGTAGTTCTATTAGAAATTGAAAAAAGGTCTTGTCTGTTCGTTGTTTAAAAAAACGACAGAAGGCATTTGGTGTCATATATGCCATTTTTGCTATCTCATCTAATGAAATTTGTTGATGGAAGTTTTTGAATACGAAGTCAAAAATGTCCTGTAACCGCTTACCTTCTGTAGAACTCAACGTTTTAGAGTATATAAACTTACTAAGAGGTGCTATATTTACTTTACTTAGTTCTTCTAAAAGATATAAAAAGGAAACAAAAAGGTCGAGTTTTTGTTGAGACTGTATTTCTAATAATTGATGAGCAATCTGTTTTTGGTTTGATGTTACTTTGAATCCGCCGGCGGCATTAGTAAAGAAATTGCCTAAGTCATTTAAATATGGTAGCTTAAAGAATGATGTGCCAAAGGATTTTTCAGTAAAGAATGCAGTTAACATATGCGCATCTTGCTGCCCTGGTATGCTTTTGAAAACATGTGGCATGTTACTGCCAATAACGTAGATATCTCCCATAGAGAATTGATGAATGCTATCGCCTACCAACAACTTTCCGTTACCGTTTATGATGTAGCTTATTTGTATTTCTTCATGTTGATGAAGCTTGTTATAAAAAACAGGTTCCTTATCTACTTGAACTATTAAATGTTCATCTAAGGGCTTTGGTATTTTAAAAGGAAATACTTTCATATGCATCTAATTTATCACTATAAATTAAATATTGAATGATAAGATGGTAGAATAGTACCATGTCTGGATAATATTACAACATGTAGTGCAACATGCTATACCTAATTTTGGATATCAACTAAAAGAAAGCAAAATGAGTATTTCATGGACAGGCGTTATGCCAGCGGTTACCACAAAATTTACTGATAAAGATGAACTTGATCTAGATATGTTCTCAATAAATATTAAGGCGCAACTAGATGCAGGTGTAAGTGGAATAATTTTGGGTGGAACTTTGGGTGAAGCTAGTACACTTACCTATGATGAGAAGAAAGTTTTAATGAGGGAGACCGTAAATCTTGTAGAAGGTAAAGTGCCAGTAATCATTAACATTGCCGAACAAACAACTAAAGGTGCAATACACGCTGCGGAAGTAGCTAAAGAATGTGGTGCTACAGGTTTAATGATGTTACCGCCAATGCGGTATAAGGCTAATGACCATGAAACAGTCACGTATTTTAAAGAAACTGCCAATAGTACAGATTTGCCGATTATGATTTATAACAACCCTATAGATTATGGTATAATGGTTACTCTTGATATGTTAGAGGAGTTAACGGTTTGCGAGAATATACAGGCGGTAAAAGAATCTACTAGAGATATATCTAATATTACCCGTATTAAAACAAGATTTGGAAATAGACTTAACGTGTTAACAGGTGTTGATACTTTAGGTTTAGAAAGTACACTAATGGGAGCTGATGGTTGGGTTGCCGGCTTGGTATGTGCTTTTCCGGCAGAAACATGTGCAATTTTTGAGTTGGCCAGAGCTGGTAGAATTAAAGAAGCTTTAGAAATTTACCGATGGTTCTTACCATTATTAGAGTTGGATATTAGTCCGCAATTGGTGCAGAACATAAAAATGGCAGAGGTTGCAACGGGTATTGGCACAGAAAATGTCCGTGCACCAAGATTACCTCTAGTGGGCGAAGAACGAGAAAGAGTAGCGGCTATTATAAAACAAGGTATGGCAACTAGACCAACATTGCCAAATTATAAGGAGATCAATTAAGGAAATAGTACTTTTTGATATCTAAGTAAGAAATATGCATATGGATAGAAATGTAAGGAAAGAATAGAAATTTGTTTCAGCATCTTTATTTACTTTTGAGTAACACCATAAATATAGAAAATGATAAGCGGTACAAATGCAATAGGGAGCAAATCTTCAAAGAAAGGAAATAAAACTTTTAAGACTTTTGATCCTAAACAAAATAAAGATACAGAGTGGACATTCTACGAAGCATCTGCCAATGAAATTGATGAAGCCGTTGATTTGGCAACAACCGCTTTTAAAGTATATAAAGATTTTTCAGGAGCTAAAAAGGCAGGATTTTTAGAAGCGATTGCCGATGAAATTGAAGCAATTGGAGATGACCTAATTGATACCTACTGTAAGGAATCCGGGTTGCCAGAGGGTAGGGCTAAAGGTGAACGAGGACGTACCATGGGGCAACTTCGTGCTTTTGCCAATTTATTAAAAGACGGTTCTTGGGTAGAGGCTGTTATTGAAAAAGCACAGCCTAATAGGGAACCCATGCCAAAATCTGATATTAGAAAAATGCTATTTCCTCTAGGTCCAGTAGTGGTTTTTGGTGCAAGTAATTTTCCTTTGGCATTTTCTACAGCTGGGGGAGATACGGCAAGTGCTCTTGCTGCAGGCTGTCCAGTAATTGTAAAAAGTCATCCAATGCACGCTGGTACCGGTGAACTGGTATCTTCTGCTATTATCAAGGCAGCTGAGAAATCGGGTATGCCAAATGGTGTATTTTCTAATTTGAACAGTAGCGGTATAGAAGTAGGGCAGCAATTGGTGAAACACCCAAAAGTAAAAGCTGTTGGTTTTACTGGTAGTATAAATGGTGGTACGGCATTGTATAGATTGGCAAATGAAAGAGATGAGCCTATTCCCGTATTTGCAGAAATGGGGAGTATTAACCCAGTGGTTGTATTACCGTCAGCCTTAGAAAACGATGGTGATGCTTGGGCAACTAAATATGCTTCTTCAATTACTTTAG includes:
- a CDS encoding aldehyde dehydrogenase (NADP(+)), with the protein product MISGTNAIGSKSSKKGNKTFKTFDPKQNKDTEWTFYEASANEIDEAVDLATTAFKVYKDFSGAKKAGFLEAIADEIEAIGDDLIDTYCKESGLPEGRAKGERGRTMGQLRAFANLLKDGSWVEAVIEKAQPNREPMPKSDIRKMLFPLGPVVVFGASNFPLAFSTAGGDTASALAAGCPVIVKSHPMHAGTGELVSSAIIKAAEKSGMPNGVFSNLNSSGIEVGQQLVKHPKVKAVGFTGSINGGTALYRLANERDEPIPVFAEMGSINPVVVLPSALENDGDAWATKYASSITLGAGQFCTNPGLVLAVKGEKLDGFIKTLSEEIVKLEPTCMLHPNIYAKYNEGKMELSAQSGVTITADYKKDTNANTAKPSILKVNGADFLANTKLHREVFGPFSVVVECENTSELEAILNHLEGQLTGTILGSEEDLENNSGVVDALQSRVGRILFNGVPTGVEVNSSMVHGGPFPATTDPRFTSVGTSAIKRWVRPVSFQDWPNKLLPLALQNENPLKITRLVEGEYTKN
- a CDS encoding AraC family transcriptional regulator, translated to MKVFPFKIPKPLDEHLIVQVDKEPVFYNKLHQHEEIQISYIINGNGKLLVGDSIHQFSMGDIYVIGSNMPHVFKSIPGQQDAHMLTAFFTEKSFGTSFFKLPYLNDLGNFFTNAAGGFKVTSNQKQIAHQLLEIQSQQKLDLFVSFLYLLEELSKVNIAPLSKFIYSKTLSSTEGKRLQDIFDFVFKNFHQQISLDEIAKMAYMTPNAFCRFFKQRTDKTFFQFLIELRVAHACQLLISNKELNVNMVAELSGFNSISNFNKKFKKIKGITPTQYQQSISS
- a CDS encoding MerR family transcriptional regulator, which translates into the protein MNNVKKQFSIRDLENLSGIKAHTIRIWEKRYNLLSPERTDTNIRTYSLSSLQKLLNVTLLYNNGHKISKIAKISDKDIPYVVREIVAKHSHKSQAINAFKLAMVNFDQTMFFNTYNALLSENSFREIFKETFVPLLNELGLLWQTDTISPAHEHFMSSLIKQKILLNTEKLQHLEPTKKDKVFVAFLPENEIHDIGLLYINYEIILKGYKCIYLGPTIPMENLEDVLKYFDDIYFVSYFTVFPEKDKVNKYLEDFSELVSKYNNPNFWILGRQTNFIEEDTKPNFCRTFTSIDSLVNNL
- a CDS encoding dihydrodipicolinate synthase family protein, which gives rise to MSISWTGVMPAVTTKFTDKDELDLDMFSINIKAQLDAGVSGIILGGTLGEASTLTYDEKKVLMRETVNLVEGKVPVIINIAEQTTKGAIHAAEVAKECGATGLMMLPPMRYKANDHETVTYFKETANSTDLPIMIYNNPIDYGIMVTLDMLEELTVCENIQAVKESTRDISNITRIKTRFGNRLNVLTGVDTLGLESTLMGADGWVAGLVCAFPAETCAIFELARAGRIKEALEIYRWFLPLLELDISPQLVQNIKMAEVATGIGTENVRAPRLPLVGEERERVAAIIKQGMATRPTLPNYKEIN
- a CDS encoding sterol desaturase family protein; the protein is MNIVIWILIFLGTFLFMEFMAWFTHKYVMHGFLWSLHKDHHKKVHDSWFERNDAFFIFYAIVSMSLFYAGTTGFWYGYPLGFGILAYGIAYFLVHDIFIHQRFKLFRNANNWYSRGVRRAHKMHHKHIGKGDGECFGMLFVPFKYFKK
- a CDS encoding phytoene desaturase family protein encodes the protein MNKSCIVIGSGFSSLSASCYLAKAGWDVTIFEKNDTVGGRASQFIKDGFTFDMGPSWYWMPDIFDKFFANFNKQTSDYYQLDKLSPAYKIFFSDDVITIGDSMDKICEEFERIEPGSSKALKKFIDKAQENYDIAINKVVLRPGLSPLELVTKETILKVDQFFKTISSQVRKSFKNPKLVSTLEFPVLFLGAKPSNTPSFYNFMNFADFGLGTWHPKGGMYEVIKAMESLAIELGVTIHTNSPISKIIVDNGKASGVICNDKTYKADKVLSGADYQHSESLLDEKYQQYSQNYWEKKVFAPSSLLFYIGFDKKLNNVEHHNLFFDTDFELHAKEIYDNPKWPTNPLFYANFPSITDASMAPEGCETGFFLVPIATALEDTEELRNQYFDIIMDRFQKRTGQDIRNNIIFKETFCVNDFVERYNSYKGNAYGMANTLTQTAFLRPNLRSKKVTDLYFTGQLTVPGPGVPPALISGKLVSELIIKDN
- a CDS encoding TlpA family protein disulfide reductase, with translation MKRQTVFTLLIIAFVLSFFVTPLGDYSKIILNRVFATSPTIIQPENRGKITDYDWKLKDANWKFFNFDEAKGQVAFITFWTSWHMPSQAQLKDIQYLYDTYGDKMKFYVITNEERAPVELFMEEQGYTFPVTYQIIGEPSPISLLKPPGSYVIDKNGAIVIHQNAIADWDNEKVDELLNQLIAE
- a CDS encoding phytoene/squalene synthase family protein → MKDTFDQVSYQCSKVVTKRYSTSFALATKMLHPSIRFHIYNIYGFVRFADEIVDTFHDYDKKILFDKFEQELEASLRDKISLNPILNSFQHTFHTYSIPKHLVDSFMKSMRMDLVKNIYRTDAEYKEYIYGSADVVGLMCLQVFVKGDVEEFNKLKESAMALGSAFQKVNFLRDVKADFEELNRSYFPNTNLKELDEASKKRIVEEIKADFKLGYQGIVDLPAEAKFGVYTAYKYYYKLLKKLQGTPSLEIKNARIRVPNYQKFGLLARSYVKYKMNLV